One Alnus glutinosa chromosome 3, dhAlnGlut1.1, whole genome shotgun sequence genomic region harbors:
- the LOC133865004 gene encoding putative ABC1 protein At2g40090 — MATRTLWRIGKKLALVSTAVCVGGAAATVATSDDPERALKLFTAVPLRLARDSVTAASIVFDYEYALWGLPEGSVERAKVKHEVHLRSARRLQELCFRNGGIYIKLGQHIGQLEYLVPHEYVQTMRESMLNRCPVSSYDQVCQVFKKELGETPDKIFSEFDPAPIASASLAQVHVACTHDGKKVAVKVQHTHMTDTAAADHATVQFIVNTIHRFFPSFDYRWLIDEMSESLPKELNFLVEAKNSEKCLDNFRKLSPHIADYVYAPKVYWNLSTSKLLTMEFMDGAQVNDVKTIQKLGIQPKEVAKLVSQAFAEMMFKHGFVHCDPHAANLLVRPLPSSKRSILGKKKPQLIILDHGLYKDLDFNTRTNYAALWKALIFADANAIKENSVKLGAGEDLYALFAGILTMRPWNRVVDPSVDHLVVQGSDSDRSELQMYASQYFSQISELLRRLPRVILLMLKTNDCLRAVNNSLLQGSSPHTFFIIGRVSSEALIEAKLLQKKSLLRWLNVWLDEILLEARLFGMRIAFWLLQLRKALC, encoded by the exons ATGGCCACGCGAACCTTGTGGCGCATTGGAAAGAAGCTCGCGCTGGTCTCCACTGCAGTGTGCGTCGGCGGCGCCGCGGCCACTGTCGCCACCTCGGACGATCCGGAGAGAGCGCTGAAGCTCTTCACCGCCGTCCCTCTCCGTCTTGCCCGCGACTCCGTCACCGCGGCCTCCATCGTCTTCG ATTATGAATATGCATTGTGGGGGCTACCTGAAGGAAGTGTTGAGAGAGCAAAAGTTAAACACGAAGTTCACCTAAGGTCTGCGCGTAGGCTTCAAGAACTGTGTTTCAGAAATGGAGGAATATATATTAAGCTTGGTCAACATATTGGGCAGCTG GAATACTTGGTACCTCATGAGTATGTCCAGACAATGAGGGAGTCTATGTTGAATAGATGTCCAGTTTCTTCATATGATCAAGTATGCCAAGTGTTCAAGAAAGAGCTTGGAGAGACACCGGATAAA ATATTCTCTGAATTTGATCCTGCTCCAATAGCAAGCGCTTCCCTTGCACAAGTTCATGTCGCTTGCACACATGATGGCAAGAAAGTTGCTGTGAAG GTTCAGCATACTCACATGACCGATACTGCGGCTGCAGATCATGCCACTGTGCAGTTTATTGTGAACACCATACATAggttttttccttcttttgatTACAG GTGGTTGATTGATGAAATGAGCGAAAGTTTACCCAAG GAACTAAATTTTTTGGTTGAGGCAAAGAACAGCGAGAAATGCTTGGATAACTTTCGGAAGCTATCTCCTCATATTGCGGACTATGTATATGCTCCAAAGGTGTATTGGAATTTAAGTACCTCAAAGCTGTTAACCATGGAATTTATGGATGGTGCACAAGTAAATGATGTGAAGACCATTCAAAAACTTGGAATTCAACCAAAGGAAGTTGCAAAATTA GTTAGTCAAGCTTTTGCTGAGATGATGTTCAAACATGGGTTTGTCCATTGTGATCCCCATGCTGCCAACTTGCTAGTTCGCCCTTTGCCTTCTAGCAAAAGGAGCATTCTAG GCAAGAAAAAACCACAGTTGATAATTCTAGACCATGGGTTGTATAAAGACCTTGACTTTAATACAAGAACCAACTATGCGGCACTTTGGAAG GCACTGATATTTGCTGATGCTAACGCAATAAAGGAAAATAGTGTAAAATTGGGTGCTGGGGAGGATCTATATGCATTATTTGCAGGAATTCTTACTATGAGGCCATGGAATAGGGTTGTTGACCCTTCGGTTGATCATTTGGTCGTACAAGGCTCTGATAGTGACCGTTCAGAGCTACAG aTGTATGCTTCTCAGTATTTTTCTCAAATCTCAGAACTTCTGAGGAGACTTCCGCGTGTAATTCTGTTGATGCTGAAGACAAATGATTGTTTACGAGCAGTTAACAATTCTCTG TTGCAGGGATCTTCTCCACATACATTCTTCATCATTGGAAGGGTCTCATCTGAGGCACTCATTGAGGCAAAGTTGTTACAAAAGAAATCACTGTTACGCTGGCTGAATGTCTGGTTGGATGAAATCTTGTTGGAAGCTCGACTCTTCGGAATGCGGATAGCCTTCTGGCTTTTACAACTCAGGAAGGCTTTGTGTTAA